A window from Listeria seeligeri serovar 1/2b str. SLCC3954 encodes these proteins:
- a CDS encoding serine hydrolase domain-containing protein has translation MFYKTKQSLDQLVQNGSTPGISYQIKTNDIEENWILGLKSVFPEAEILPRTTENIYDIASLTKVIATTTRILQLVEQQKFRLDDFVQTFLPQFRYDNVTILHLLTHSSGLAQNIPNFEMHSAQDVMRYVYATPQEAPPGTNVTYADANFLLLGYLISKFDGNYEEAIQANILDPLQMTNSSFHPLNKKQVIPTELDQARGLIQGDVHDFKAWTAKSGTGHAGLFSTLADLSKFRDALILKKGLPILSEQTLKLMQTNHTPELNRSRGLGWDLRGDSVLYHTGFTGTFMVLDLKRQASLIVLSNRVHPSRANPNFVLNRDSIVNIFLEEVTTKK, from the coding sequence ATGTTCTATAAAACCAAGCAGTCACTAGATCAACTAGTCCAAAATGGCTCCACACCTGGAATTAGCTATCAAATCAAAACAAATGACATCGAAGAAAATTGGATACTAGGATTAAAGTCTGTTTTTCCAGAAGCAGAAATATTACCAAGAACGACAGAAAATATATACGATATCGCTTCTTTAACCAAAGTGATTGCGACTACAACCCGAATTTTACAACTTGTCGAACAACAAAAATTTCGATTAGATGATTTCGTCCAAACTTTTCTGCCCCAGTTCCGTTATGATAACGTAACTATTTTGCATTTACTTACACATAGCTCAGGTCTTGCACAAAACATTCCAAATTTTGAAATGCATTCAGCTCAGGACGTGATGCGTTATGTGTACGCCACACCACAAGAAGCCCCACCCGGCACAAATGTTACTTATGCAGACGCGAACTTTCTTTTACTTGGCTATTTAATTAGTAAATTTGACGGTAATTATGAAGAAGCGATTCAAGCAAATATTCTTGATCCGCTCCAAATGACAAATTCTAGTTTTCATCCACTTAATAAAAAACAAGTTATTCCAACTGAACTCGACCAAGCACGTGGTTTAATTCAAGGTGACGTACACGATTTCAAAGCATGGACTGCAAAATCAGGCACAGGCCATGCCGGGCTTTTTAGTACTTTGGCCGATTTATCCAAGTTCCGAGATGCGCTTATACTAAAAAAGGGGTTGCCAATTTTGTCTGAACAAACACTAAAACTAATGCAAACCAATCATACTCCAGAGCTTAATCGTTCACGTGGACTTGGTTGGGATTTACGTGGTGATTCTGTTTTATATCACACCGGATTCACCGGAACATTCATGGTGCTCGATTTAAAACGACAAGCCAGTTTGATTGTCTTATCCAACCGAGTACATCCTAGCCGCGCTAACCCAAATTTTGTATTAAATAGAGATAGTATTGTCAATATTTTTTTAGAAGAAGTTACCACTAAAAAGTAA
- the pflB gene encoding formate C-acetyltransferase, whose protein sequence is MTKAWDGFKGTSWQENISVGDFVQNNYTPYDGDESFLEKSTPRTTKLNEKMNKLVEEMDAKGGVLDMDNSTVSNVASHKAGYVDQENEVIVGLQTDKPFKLAFMPNGGLRTAEQCLTDNGYTIDQELHDFYIKNRSTANDGIFRAYTDDIKRARHSHIVSGLPDAYSRGRIIGLYQKPALYGVDRLIAEKQNDLKKIAISSDENIRLREEIWLQIKALKDLIVLGNEYGLELGRPAENATEAVQWTYMGYLASIKQANGAASSFGRIPIFLDIYIQRDLEKGIITEFDAQELIEQLTLKLRMVRFARTDGYNELYASNPTFVTTSMAGMGADGRHRVTKTDYRFLHCLDNLGNSAEPNLTVLWDARLPESFKEYCMKMSVKHSSIQYENDKLMQEEGYGDMQCISCCVSPLNPEADKDKGETHNLQYFGARVNVLKCLLGAINGGKDDLHKNQVFNVVEPITSEYLEYDEVLNKFDKSMDWLTDTYVDAMNIIHYMTDKYNYESMQMAFLPSKVTANMGFGICGFANVVDSLSAIKHAKVKTIRDEDGFVYDYEVEGDFPRYGENDDRADDIAVMVLKMFKDKLDSHKLYKDSEATVSVLTITSNVAYSKQCGNSPVHKGPVFDENGKIIKEPEFFSPGANPSNKAKGGFLDNLASLSKLPFHYANDGISLTIQGAPKMFGKTTEEQHHNLVGILDGYFTKGGQHINLNVLNHEEVIEKIKAGIPVILRISGYCLNTKDLNEEQKMELCQRMFHEKLIG, encoded by the coding sequence ATGACAAAAGCATGGGATGGTTTTAAAGGAACATCTTGGCAAGAAAACATCAGTGTAGGTGATTTCGTTCAAAACAACTACACTCCTTATGACGGTGATGAAAGTTTCTTAGAAAAGAGCACACCAAGAACAACTAAATTAAACGAAAAAATGAACAAATTAGTAGAAGAAATGGACGCAAAAGGTGGCGTTCTTGATATGGATAATTCTACTGTATCAAACGTTGCGTCTCATAAAGCTGGTTACGTAGACCAAGAAAATGAAGTAATCGTTGGTTTACAAACAGACAAACCTTTCAAATTAGCGTTTATGCCAAATGGTGGCCTTCGTACTGCTGAACAATGTTTAACAGACAATGGCTATACAATTGACCAAGAATTACATGATTTCTACATCAAAAATCGCTCTACAGCCAATGATGGTATTTTCAGAGCTTACACAGATGACATCAAACGTGCTCGTCACTCTCATATCGTTAGTGGACTTCCTGATGCATATTCTCGCGGAAGAATCATTGGTTTATACCAAAAACCTGCCCTTTACGGTGTGGATCGTTTAATAGCTGAAAAACAAAACGATTTGAAAAAAATCGCTATTTCCTCCGATGAAAATATTCGTTTGCGTGAAGAAATCTGGTTACAAATCAAAGCACTTAAAGACTTGATTGTTTTAGGTAACGAATATGGCTTAGAACTTGGCCGTCCAGCTGAAAATGCAACAGAAGCAGTACAATGGACTTACATGGGCTACCTTGCTTCTATCAAACAAGCAAACGGTGCAGCAAGCTCATTCGGACGTATTCCAATTTTCCTTGATATCTACATCCAACGTGATTTAGAAAAAGGAATTATTACTGAATTCGATGCGCAAGAATTAATCGAACAATTAACTTTAAAACTAAGAATGGTGCGTTTTGCTAGAACAGACGGCTACAACGAACTTTATGCTTCCAACCCAACATTCGTAACTACTTCTATGGCCGGAATGGGCGCAGATGGTCGTCATCGTGTTACTAAAACAGATTACCGTTTCTTACACTGCCTAGATAATTTAGGTAACTCAGCTGAACCTAACTTAACGGTCCTTTGGGATGCTCGTTTACCAGAAAGCTTTAAAGAATATTGTATGAAAATGAGTGTTAAACATTCCTCTATTCAATACGAAAATGATAAATTAATGCAAGAAGAAGGCTATGGCGATATGCAATGTATCAGCTGTTGTGTTAGCCCACTAAACCCAGAAGCAGACAAAGACAAAGGCGAAACACACAACTTGCAATATTTTGGAGCTCGTGTAAACGTACTTAAATGTCTTCTTGGCGCAATTAACGGTGGTAAAGATGATCTTCATAAAAATCAAGTATTCAACGTGGTAGAACCAATCACTAGCGAATACCTTGAATATGATGAAGTTCTAAACAAATTTGATAAATCTATGGACTGGTTAACAGACACTTACGTAGATGCAATGAACATCATTCACTATATGACTGACAAATACAACTACGAAAGCATGCAAATGGCATTCTTACCTTCTAAAGTAACAGCTAACATGGGCTTCGGAATTTGCGGCTTCGCGAATGTAGTTGATAGCTTAAGCGCAATTAAACACGCTAAAGTTAAAACAATCCGCGACGAAGATGGCTTTGTGTATGACTATGAAGTAGAAGGTGATTTCCCTCGTTACGGTGAAAATGATGACCGTGCTGACGATATCGCTGTTATGGTTCTAAAAATGTTCAAAGACAAATTAGATTCCCATAAACTTTACAAAGATAGTGAAGCAACTGTATCTGTTCTAACAATTACTTCTAACGTTGCTTATTCAAAACAATGTGGTAACTCTCCAGTGCATAAAGGACCTGTATTTGACGAAAATGGCAAAATCATCAAAGAACCAGAATTCTTCAGCCCAGGAGCAAATCCATCTAATAAAGCAAAAGGTGGTTTCTTAGATAACTTAGCAAGTCTTTCTAAATTACCATTCCACTATGCAAACGATGGTATTTCCCTAACTATCCAAGGCGCACCAAAAATGTTCGGTAAAACAACAGAAGAACAACACCATAACCTAGTTGGTATTCTAGATGGTTACTTCACAAAAGGCGGACAACACATTAACTTAAACGTCTTAAACCACGAAGAAGTTATCGAAAAAATCAAAGCTGGTATCCCGGTTATCTTACGTATCAGCGGCTACTGCTTAAACACCAAAGACCTTAACGAAGAACAAAAAATGGAACTTTGTCAAAGAATGTTCCATGAAAAATTAATTGGTTAA
- a CDS encoding BaiN/RdsA family NAD(P)/FAD-dependent oxidoreductase has product MDFDVIVIGGGPSGLMAAISAAEKNKRVLLIEKGPKLGRKLIMSGGGRCNVTNRRPAEEIIKHIPGNGRFLYSAFHAFDNEDIIRFFENLGVALKEEDHGRMFPVSNSARSVAEAMIARMEKLGVKIYMQTAVKQVNYADGKVVGVTLKDGQEISTNAVIVAVGGKSVPRTGSTGDGYAWAKKAGHTITELYPTEVPITSSEPFIKQKVLQGTSLRNVELAVLNAKGKPIITHQMDMIFTHFGVSGPAALRCSMFVLRELKKTGAGSVKMRLDLFPGISVSELSKDVYQLLEENPKKALKNSLSTLLQEKMLLFLLEKAELDETAEYKQVSPKKIEQFIHLLKDFTFEVNGTLDFEKAFVTGGGVSVKEIKPKEMESKLMDGLFFCGEILDINGYTGGYNITCALVTGHTAGAYAAEVLR; this is encoded by the coding sequence ATGGATTTTGATGTAATTGTAATCGGCGGTGGCCCATCTGGCTTAATGGCGGCAATTAGCGCAGCCGAAAAAAATAAACGAGTATTATTAATTGAAAAAGGACCGAAATTAGGTCGTAAACTAATTATGTCTGGCGGTGGTCGGTGTAATGTGACGAACCGTAGACCAGCAGAAGAAATCATTAAACATATTCCTGGTAATGGTCGATTTTTATATAGTGCGTTCCATGCGTTTGATAATGAGGACATCATTCGCTTTTTTGAGAACCTTGGTGTTGCGTTAAAAGAAGAAGATCACGGTCGAATGTTTCCCGTATCTAATAGCGCACGCTCGGTCGCAGAAGCAATGATTGCGCGGATGGAAAAACTAGGGGTAAAAATTTACATGCAAACAGCTGTGAAACAAGTTAATTACGCTGATGGTAAAGTAGTCGGCGTTACTTTAAAAGACGGTCAAGAAATCTCTACAAATGCAGTAATTGTGGCTGTTGGCGGGAAATCAGTACCACGGACAGGATCTACTGGTGACGGCTATGCATGGGCAAAAAAAGCGGGACATACAATTACAGAACTTTATCCAACCGAAGTTCCAATTACTTCAAGCGAACCCTTTATTAAACAAAAAGTGTTGCAAGGAACTTCGCTTCGAAATGTGGAACTAGCTGTTTTAAATGCAAAAGGAAAGCCGATCATCACCCATCAAATGGATATGATTTTTACGCATTTTGGCGTTTCTGGTCCTGCTGCACTAAGATGTAGCATGTTTGTTTTGCGAGAATTAAAGAAAACCGGTGCAGGTTCCGTGAAAATGCGTTTAGACTTGTTCCCGGGTATCTCGGTTAGTGAACTTTCAAAAGATGTCTATCAATTGCTTGAGGAGAACCCGAAAAAAGCTCTTAAAAACTCACTTAGTACCTTGTTACAAGAAAAGATGTTGCTATTCTTGCTAGAAAAAGCGGAATTGGATGAAACAGCAGAGTATAAACAAGTAAGCCCGAAAAAAATCGAACAGTTTATCCATCTACTCAAAGATTTTACTTTTGAAGTGAATGGCACACTTGATTTTGAAAAGGCCTTTGTCACTGGCGGAGGAGTTTCTGTAAAGGAAATTAAACCGAAAGAGATGGAGTCTAAGTTGATGGACGGATTATTTTTCTGCGGGGAAATATTGGATATTAATGGTTACACTGGTGGTTATAATATTACCTGTGCTTTAGTGACCGGACATACAGCAGGAGCTTATGCGGCGGAGGTTTTGAGGTGA
- a CDS encoding zinc metallopeptidase — protein sequence MSFSQYIIYFIIVAAIPLWAQYRVKTTYAQYSKVAVANGLTGAEVARHILDTNGLTNVPVHETKGMLSDHYDPRKKAVFLSESNFRGRSIAGAAVAAHEVGHAIQDQQDYSFMRFRSALVPVTMFSSNISWVFLIIGMLANASSFMLLGIILMAVGVLFQLITLPVEFDASKRALVQLESGGLVSSAELPQAKKVLSAAAMTYVAAMAVAVLELLRLLLIFTNMNRN from the coding sequence ATGTCGTTTAGTCAGTATATTATTTATTTTATAATCGTTGCGGCAATTCCACTTTGGGCGCAGTACCGGGTTAAAACAACCTATGCACAATATTCCAAAGTCGCTGTTGCTAATGGTTTGACTGGTGCTGAAGTAGCGCGCCATATTTTGGATACTAATGGGTTAACGAACGTACCTGTTCACGAAACAAAAGGAATGTTAAGTGACCACTATGATCCTCGGAAAAAAGCAGTTTTCCTGTCAGAATCTAATTTCCGCGGACGTTCTATTGCTGGGGCAGCGGTTGCGGCTCATGAAGTAGGACATGCGATTCAAGATCAACAAGATTACTCATTTATGCGTTTTCGTTCAGCACTAGTACCTGTAACGATGTTTAGTTCAAATATTTCTTGGGTGTTCTTAATTATTGGGATGCTCGCTAATGCATCAAGTTTCATGTTACTGGGGATTATCTTAATGGCGGTTGGTGTGCTTTTCCAATTAATCACTTTACCGGTTGAATTTGACGCTAGCAAGCGCGCACTCGTTCAATTAGAAAGTGGCGGACTTGTATCATCGGCTGAACTTCCGCAAGCGAAAAAAGTGCTTAGCGCGGCTGCAATGACTTATGTTGCTGCAATGGCTGTTGCTGTACTTGAATTATTAAGATTACTGCTTATTTTTACGAATATGAATCGAAACTAG
- the lhaT gene encoding lipoprotein heptaprenylglyceryl N-acetyltransferase LhaT, translated as MLNSILANRTFLRLLFFWNLLGAIYGYIWYLPQLQITEPRFWLFVPDSPTAILFFTLALVAFLGKKHWPLMEALAFVCLVKYGLWAVGMNIFYMMDQGEIIWTGVMLIVTHGFMAVEGILYAPFYRFRLGHFMIAAVWVLHNDVIDYLFGQMPIYMGLERYLPEIGYATFWLTIIVLWLVYDKTIKKGHRTLEFPHHE; from the coding sequence TTGTTAAATAGTATATTAGCAAATCGTACTTTTTTACGATTGTTGTTTTTTTGGAATTTACTAGGAGCAATCTACGGATACATATGGTATTTGCCACAACTTCAAATCACGGAGCCGCGGTTTTGGTTATTTGTGCCAGATAGTCCAACAGCCATTTTATTCTTTACTTTAGCGCTTGTTGCTTTTCTTGGGAAGAAGCACTGGCCATTAATGGAAGCACTCGCGTTTGTATGTTTAGTGAAGTATGGTTTGTGGGCAGTTGGGATGAACATTTTTTACATGATGGATCAGGGAGAAATTATCTGGACTGGTGTGATGTTGATTGTGACGCACGGTTTTATGGCGGTGGAAGGGATTCTTTACGCACCATTTTATCGTTTTCGATTAGGGCATTTTATGATAGCGGCTGTTTGGGTTTTACATAATGATGTGATTGATTATTTATTTGGTCAAATGCCAATTTATATGGGATTAGAAAGATATTTACCAGAAATCGGTTATGCAACATTTTGGCTAACAATTATAGTTTTATGGTTGGTTTATGATAAAACCATAAAAAAAGGGCATCGAACATTAGAATTTCCTCATCATGAGTGA
- a CDS encoding ReoY family proteolytic degradation factor, producing the protein MKASISIDEKKDFIRWFLNKHQMKMREAMWVLNYIAGHDQIVKYVHFVDNLEGCARGLSLSAHGVESEPFLFFKGNIMTTDPEKAFHDIRLNWDEELYIELHFEDAIASPEYALVREDNPFVALKLEDSEMEMADALIYQSVHQFSREKLLEQIDEALDTRDEATFHKLVRILQQMDNDTE; encoded by the coding sequence ATGAAAGCATCCATTTCAATAGACGAGAAGAAGGATTTTATTCGTTGGTTTTTAAATAAACATCAAATGAAAATGCGTGAAGCAATGTGGGTATTAAATTATATTGCTGGTCATGATCAGATTGTAAAATATGTTCATTTTGTTGATAATTTGGAAGGGTGTGCGCGTGGACTTTCACTTAGTGCTCATGGCGTCGAATCAGAGCCATTCCTGTTTTTCAAAGGCAACATCATGACTACCGATCCAGAAAAAGCTTTTCACGATATTCGGTTGAACTGGGATGAGGAACTATATATCGAACTTCATTTTGAAGATGCGATTGCCTCACCAGAATATGCGCTTGTACGAGAAGATAATCCTTTTGTGGCATTGAAGCTAGAGGATTCAGAAATGGAGATGGCGGATGCGCTTATTTATCAGTCTGTCCACCAATTTTCAAGAGAGAAACTATTAGAACAAATAGATGAGGCGCTTGATACTCGTGATGAAGCCACTTTTCATAAGTTAGTACGAATTTTACAGCAAATGGATAATGATACAGAATAA
- a CDS encoding tetratricopeptide repeat protein translates to MELANKMLHALEHEDMALAKKYFDEVVQAGTDEEQFFLAEELFALGFLDETEDLYELLLAKYKDEGELLVRAAEVALEKDDMDSAQDYLEKVNKEDEVYVESLLVLADLYQMQGLFEVSEQKLLEAKQIAPNEPIIDFALGEYYLSQARFASAVQSYETAVEAGLTIISNGAVSVYERIAEAFSASGAFEEALPYYERALEDKESVDTLFGMGLTAYQAKEYTKAIHALEHLREHDPAYTTLYSYLAKSYEENGEPEKAIEVLRDGLTQDEFNKEMFLEAGKLAVTLRLPEEAEEFYRQAIVLDEEFSEAIMQLNKLLLTREDYEGVIELVEGLGEEIISEPQIFWDVSVAYQETEQYNKAKANYELAHPHFTNNPTFLKEYGLFLREEGEHAKSQQILRSYLELEPEDTEILSLFD, encoded by the coding sequence ATGGAGTTAGCTAATAAAATGTTACATGCGTTAGAGCATGAGGATATGGCGCTTGCCAAGAAATATTTTGATGAAGTGGTGCAAGCTGGGACAGATGAGGAACAGTTCTTTTTAGCAGAGGAATTATTTGCATTAGGATTTTTAGATGAAACAGAAGATTTATATGAGTTGCTTTTAGCTAAATATAAGGATGAAGGCGAATTACTTGTTCGGGCCGCAGAAGTCGCACTGGAAAAAGATGATATGGATTCTGCGCAAGATTATTTAGAAAAAGTGAACAAAGAAGATGAAGTATATGTGGAGAGTTTGTTAGTATTAGCTGATTTATATCAAATGCAAGGTTTATTTGAAGTTAGTGAACAAAAGCTACTCGAAGCGAAACAAATTGCGCCAAATGAGCCGATTATTGATTTTGCTTTAGGGGAATATTATTTATCGCAAGCAAGATTTGCTTCAGCTGTGCAGTCTTATGAAACAGCCGTGGAAGCAGGACTAACGATTATTTCGAACGGTGCTGTGTCTGTTTATGAACGAATTGCTGAGGCTTTTTCTGCGAGTGGAGCTTTTGAAGAAGCGCTACCTTATTACGAGCGGGCCTTAGAAGATAAAGAATCGGTGGATACTCTATTTGGAATGGGGCTTACTGCTTATCAAGCCAAAGAGTACACGAAAGCAATTCACGCCTTAGAACATTTGCGTGAACATGATCCAGCTTATACGACACTCTATTCATATTTAGCGAAAAGCTACGAGGAAAACGGCGAACCAGAAAAAGCAATCGAAGTACTAAGAGACGGCTTAACTCAAGATGAATTTAATAAAGAAATGTTCTTAGAAGCTGGTAAACTTGCAGTAACACTTCGATTACCTGAAGAGGCGGAAGAATTTTACAGACAAGCAATCGTTCTGGATGAAGAATTTTCCGAAGCAATTATGCAGCTTAATAAATTACTGCTCACTCGTGAAGATTACGAAGGGGTTATTGAACTAGTGGAAGGTCTTGGTGAAGAAATAATTTCTGAACCACAAATTTTCTGGGACGTAAGTGTTGCATATCAGGAAACAGAACAATATAATAAAGCAAAAGCAAATTATGAATTAGCCCACCCCCACTTTACAAATAACCCAACGTTCTTAAAAGAATACGGATTATTTTTAAGAGAAGAAGGGGAACATGCGAAGTCACAACAAATTTTGCGTAGTTATTTGGAACTCGAACCAGAAGACACGGAGATTTTATCACTATTTGATTGA
- the aroA gene encoding 3-phosphoshikimate 1-carboxyvinyltransferase, which yields MKLITNKQGLVGEITVPGDKSMSHRSIMFGAIAEGKTVIRHFLRADDCLGTIKAFKALGVKIEETDEEIIVHGTGFAGLKPAAGPLDIGNSGTTIRLMMGILAGSHFDTVILGDESIAKRPMNRVMLPLREMGAKMHGKDGSEFAPITISGNQALKQIEYHMPVASAQVKSAIIFAALQAEGETIIHEKEKTRDHTEHMIRQFGGEIEMDGLTIRVKGGQTFTGQEMTVPGDVSSAAFFIVAGLIIPKSEIELTHVGLNPTRTGIFDVVEQMGGSLVVKDSSRSTGKLAGTVVVKTSDLKGTEIGGDIIPRLIDEIPVIALLATQAEGTTVIKNAAELKVKETNRIDAVATELNKMGADITPTEDGLIIRGKTPLHAAKVTSYGDHRIGMMLQIAALIVEDGEVELDRAEAVSVSYPTFFEDIHSLLK from the coding sequence ATGAAATTAATTACAAATAAACAAGGACTCGTGGGTGAAATCACAGTTCCGGGAGATAAGTCGATGTCCCACCGCAGTATTATGTTTGGGGCAATTGCAGAAGGAAAAACGGTTATTCGTCATTTCTTACGTGCAGATGATTGCTTAGGAACAATTAAAGCTTTTAAAGCACTTGGCGTGAAAATTGAAGAAACCGATGAAGAGATTATCGTTCATGGTACTGGTTTTGCTGGTTTAAAACCGGCAGCTGGACCACTTGATATTGGGAACTCGGGTACGACAATTCGTTTAATGATGGGCATTTTAGCAGGCAGTCATTTTGATACAGTAATATTAGGTGATGAATCGATTGCGAAACGCCCAATGAACCGTGTAATGTTACCACTTCGAGAAATGGGTGCAAAAATGCATGGCAAAGATGGTTCTGAATTTGCGCCGATTACGATTTCTGGTAATCAAGCATTGAAACAAATCGAATATCACATGCCAGTTGCTAGTGCACAAGTAAAAAGCGCAATTATTTTTGCGGCACTCCAAGCAGAGGGCGAAACGATTATTCACGAAAAAGAAAAAACACGTGACCATACAGAACACATGATTCGCCAATTTGGCGGTGAAATTGAAATGGACGGTTTAACAATTCGTGTCAAAGGTGGCCAAACATTCACTGGACAAGAAATGACAGTACCAGGTGATGTATCCTCAGCAGCTTTCTTTATTGTTGCTGGCTTAATCATTCCGAAAAGTGAAATCGAATTAACGCATGTTGGTTTAAATCCAACGAGAACAGGGATTTTTGATGTTGTCGAGCAAATGGGCGGTAGTTTGGTTGTTAAAGACTCAAGTAGAAGTACCGGAAAATTAGCGGGAACAGTTGTAGTGAAAACGAGTGACCTTAAAGGAACCGAAATTGGCGGAGATATTATTCCACGCTTGATTGATGAAATTCCTGTTATTGCGCTTTTAGCAACACAAGCTGAAGGTACTACGGTTATCAAAAACGCAGCGGAATTAAAAGTGAAAGAAACCAATCGGATTGATGCGGTTGCAACGGAATTAAACAAAATGGGCGCAGATATTACGCCAACAGAAGATGGCTTGATTATTCGCGGGAAAACGCCACTTCATGCTGCAAAAGTTACAAGCTACGGAGACCACCGAATTGGTATGATGCTTCAAATTGCCGCTTTGATTGTGGAAGACGGCGAAGTAGAATTAGACCGCGCAGAAGCAGTTTCTGTTTCCTATCCAACTTTCTTTGAAGATATACACTCGCTTTTAAAATAA
- a CDS encoding prephenate dehydrogenase, producing the protein MKGTVVIVGLGLIGGSIALAIKAKHPEAHIIGIDVSYHSLEVGQSLGVIDEIGESILIDGPKADLLIFCCPVKETEQLLNRLPGIALKESVIVTDTGSTKGTIMEAATALLASGITFIGGHPMAGSHKSGVRAAKELLFENAYYLLTPTTGITEDKVATLREWLSGTNAKFLILSPTEHDEITGMLSHLPHIVAAALVNQTQSFTEEHPAAFRLAAGGFRDITRVASSDPRMWTDISISNQKTLTKQLTIWRDSMNQALEMLETEDAASIYAFFDGAKEFRDSLPVHQGGAIPSFYDLFVDVPDYPGVISEVTRYLGEEEISLTNIKILETREDIFGVLQITFQSDEDRDRAKRCIETRSNYTCHYE; encoded by the coding sequence ATGAAAGGGACAGTAGTTATTGTTGGGCTTGGATTAATTGGTGGTTCTATTGCCCTTGCAATTAAAGCGAAACACCCAGAAGCTCATATCATTGGAATAGATGTTTCTTATCATTCTTTAGAAGTTGGTCAGTCGCTTGGTGTGATTGATGAAATTGGAGAAAGTATTTTAATTGATGGTCCAAAAGCAGATTTGCTCATTTTTTGTTGCCCAGTAAAAGAAACCGAGCAGTTACTTAATCGTTTACCTGGTATTGCTTTGAAAGAAAGCGTCATTGTCACGGATACTGGGAGTACAAAAGGAACAATTATGGAGGCAGCAACAGCCCTTTTAGCAAGCGGAATTACTTTCATTGGGGGACATCCGATGGCGGGTTCTCACAAAAGCGGTGTTCGTGCAGCGAAAGAGCTCTTGTTTGAAAATGCTTATTATTTATTAACGCCAACAACAGGAATTACAGAAGATAAAGTAGCTACTTTGCGAGAATGGCTTTCCGGTACGAATGCGAAGTTTTTAATCTTATCACCGACAGAACATGATGAAATTACGGGGATGTTAAGTCACTTGCCGCATATCGTTGCTGCTGCGCTGGTTAATCAAACGCAAAGCTTTACAGAAGAACATCCTGCTGCTTTTCGTTTGGCTGCTGGAGGGTTCCGCGATATTACCCGGGTAGCGTCATCAGATCCGAGAATGTGGACGGATATTTCGATTAGTAACCAAAAAACACTAACGAAACAATTGACAATTTGGCGAGATAGCATGAATCAGGCACTTGAAATGTTAGAAACAGAAGATGCTGCGTCCATTTATGCTTTTTTTGATGGGGCAAAAGAGTTTCGTGATTCACTGCCGGTTCATCAAGGTGGTGCGATTCCTTCTTTCTATGATTTATTTGTCGATGTTCCAGATTATCCTGGTGTAATTTCGGAAGTAACCAGATATCTTGGTGAAGAAGAAATTAGTTTAACTAATATCAAGATTTTAGAAACGCGTGAAGATATTTTTGGGGTGTTACAAATTACTTTCCAATCAGATGAAGATAGAGACCGGGCGAAACGCTGCATAGAAACAAGAAGTAATTATACATGCCACTACGAATAG